The proteins below are encoded in one region of Balaenoptera acutorostrata chromosome 11, mBalAcu1.1, whole genome shotgun sequence:
- the LOC130709239 gene encoding mitochondrial ribosome and complex I assembly factor AltMIEF1 encodes MAPWSREAVLSLYRALLRQGRELRYTDRDFYLASIRREFRKNQKLEDPAARERQLEKGLAFLHSKLGGII; translated from the coding sequence ATGGCCCCATGGAGCCGAGAGGCGGTGCTGAGTCTCTACCGGGCTCTGCTGCGCCAAGGCCGAGAGCTTCGCTACACTGATCGAGACTTCTACCTTGCCTCCATCCGCCGTGAGTTCCGGAAAAATCAGAAGCTAGAGGATCCTGCGGCCCGGGAGAGGCAGCTGGAAAAGGGCCTGGCATTCCTCCACAGCAAACTGGGAGGGATTATTTAG
- the ATF4 gene encoding cyclic AMP-dependent transcription factor ATF-4: MAEMSFLSSEVLVGDFMSPFDQSGLGAEESLGLLDDYLEVAKHFKPHGFSGDKAKAGFSEWLAVDGLVSASDNGKEDAFSGTDWMVEKMDLKEFDFNALLGIDDLETMPDELLATLDDTCDLFDPLLQEANKEPPQIVNPIGHLPESLPTTDQGAPFTFLQPLPLSPGALSSTPDHSFTLELCSEVVISEEDRKPDSTAYVTVHPQCVKEEDAPSDNDSGICMSPDSYLGSPQHSPPTSRGSPNRSLLSPGAPGGSARPKPYDPPGEKMVAAKVKGEKLDKKLKKMEQNKTAATRYRQKKRAEQEALTGECKELEKKNEALKEKADSLAKEIQYLKDLIEEVRKARGKKRIP, translated from the exons ATGGCCGAGATGAGCTTCCTGAGCAGCGAGGTGTTGGTGGGGGACTTCATGTCCCCCTTCGACCAGTCGGGTTTGGGGGCTGAAGAGAGCCTGGGTCTCCTAGATGACTACCTGGAGGTGGCCAAGCACTTCAAACCTCATGGGTTCTCTGGCGACAAGGCTAAGGCGGGCTTCTCCGAATGGCTGGCTGTGGATGGGTTGGTCAGTGCCTCAGATAACGGCAAGG AGGATGCTTTCTCTGGGACAGATTGGATGGTGGAGAAAATGGATCTGAAGGAGTTTGATTTTAATGCTCTGTTGGGTATAGATGATCTGGAAACCATGCCAGATGAGCTTTTGGCCACGTTGGATGACACGTGTGATCTTTTTGACCCCCTACTCCAGGAGGCTAATAAGGAGCCCCCCCAGATAGTGAACCCAATAGGCCATCTTCCAGAAAGTTTGCCAACAACTGACCAGGGTGCCCCTTTCACTTTCTTACAGCCTCTTCCTCTGTCCCCAGGGGCCCTGTCCTCCACTCCAGATCATTCTTTTACTTTAGAGCTATGCAGTGAAGTGGTGATCTCTGAAGAAGATAGGAAGCCAGACTCCACTGCTTACGTTACAGTGCACCCTCAGTGCGTAAAGGAAGAGGATGCCCCTTCAGATAATGATAGTGGCATCTGTATGAGCCCTGACTCCTATCTGGGCTCTCCCCAGCATAGCCCCCCTACCTCAAGGGGCTCTCCGAATAGAAGCCTGCTATCTCCAGGTGCCCCTGGTGGCTCTGCCCGCCCCAAACCCTACGACCCTCCTGGAGAGAAGATGGTAGCAGCAAAAGTAAAGGGTGAGAAACTAgataagaaactgaagaaaatggaGCAGAACAAGACAGCAGCCACTAGGTATCGCCAGAAGAAGAGGGCAGAGCAGGAGGCCCTCACTGGTGAATGTAAAGAGCTAGAAAAGAAGAATGAGGCTCTGAAAGAGAAGGCAGATTCCTTGGCCAAGGAGATCCAGTATCTGAAAGATTTAATAGAAGAGGTCCGCAAGGCAAGGGGGAAGAAGAGAATCCCCTAG
- the RPS19BP1 gene encoding active regulator of SIRT1, with product MSASLLRRGLELLGVPEAPRDAPGQTKPSEAPMKRTRKAKATQAQKLRNSAKGKVPKSALAEFQKRERRGYLGLNLRFMTSARSTVAESVTQQIVRQDRGRRACDRPVGKTKKKKKAEGTVFTEEDFQKFQQEYFGS from the exons ATGTCGGCTTCCTTGCTGCGGCGGGGTTTGGAGCTTTTGGGGGTGCCTGAGG CCCCCAGGGACGCGCCAGGCCAAACCAAGCCGAGCGAGGCTCCGATGAAGCGGACGCGGAAGGCGAAGGCGACCCAGGCCCAGAAACTGCGGAACTCGGCCAAGGGAAAGGTGCCCAAATCGGCGCTGG CTGAGTTCCAGAAGCGAGAGCGGCGAGGTTACCTTGGATTAAACCTGAGGTTTATGACTAGTGCAAGAAGCACAGTGGCCGAATCCGTCACCCAGCAG ATTGTGCGCCAGGACCGGGGCCGCAGGGCCTGTGACCGGCCTGTGGGCAAGactaagaagaagaagaaggccgAGGGCACTGTGTTCACCGAGGAAGACTTCCAGAAGTTCCAGCAGGAGTACTTCGGCAGTTAG
- the MIEF1 gene encoding mitochondrial dynamics protein MIEF1, with the protein MAGAGERKSKKDDNGIGTAIDFVLSNARLVLGVGGAAMLGIATLAVKRMYDRAISAPTSPTRLSHSGKRSWEEPNWMGSPRLLNKDMKTGLSRSLQALPTGSLAFDTDTFCLPRPKPLARKGQVDLKKSRLRMSLQEKLLTYYRKRAAIPAGEQARAKQAAVDICAELRSFLRAKLPDMPLRDMYLSGSLYDDLQVVTADHIQLIVPLVLEQNLWSCIPGEDTIMNVPGFFLVRRENPEYFPRGSSYWDRCVVGGYLSPKTVADTFEKVVAGSINWPAIGSLLDYVIRPAPPPEALTLEVQYERDRHLVIDFLPSVTLGDTVLVAKPHRLAQYDNLWRLSLRPAETARLRALDQADSGCRTLCLKILKAVCKSTPALGHLSASQLTNAILHLAQEEADWSPDVLADRFLQALRGLISYLEAGVLPSALNPKVNLFAELTPEEIDELGYTLYCSLSEPEVLLQT; encoded by the exons ATGGCAGGCGCTGGTGAGCGCAAAAGCAAGAAGGATGATAATGGCATCGGGACGGCCATTGATTTTGTGCTCTCCAATGCCCGGCTGGTGCTGGGGGTGGGCGGAGCAGCCATGCTGGGCATTGCTACGCTGGCGGTTAAGCGG ATGTACGATAGGGCAATCAGTGCCCCTACTAGCCCCACCCGCCTGAGCCATTCAGGGAAAAGGAGCTGGGAAGAACCAAACTGGATGGGCTCCCCCCGACTGCTCAACAAGGACATGAAGACAGGCCTGAGTAGGTCCCTACAGGCCCTTCCCACAGGCTCCTTGGCCTTTGACACAG ATACATTCTGCCTGCCCCGGCCCAAGCCATTGGCCAGGAAGGGCCAGGTAGACTTGAAGAAGTCACGACTCCGCATGTCCCTGCAGGAGAAACTTCTTACTTACTACCGGAAGCGGGCAGCCATCCCTGCTGGCGAGCAGGCTCGGGCCAAGCAAGCTGCCGTGGACATATGTGCCGAGCTCCGGAGCTTCCTGCGGGCCAAGTTGCCTGACATGCCACTTCGGGACATGTACCTGAGTGGCAGCCTCTATGATGACCTGCAG GTGGTGACAGCCGACCACATCCAACTCATCGTGCCCCTCGTGCTGGAGCAGAACCTGTGGTCGTGTATCCCCGGAGAGGACACCATCATGAACGTCCCCGGCTTCTTCCTGGTTCGCCGGGAGAACCCAGAGTACTTTCCTCGTGGCAGCAGTTACTGGGACCGCTGTGTAGTAGGGGGCTACCTCTCTCCAAAGACAGTGGCAGACACCTTCGAAAAGGTAGTGGCCGGCTCCATCAACTGGCCGGCCATCGGGTCCCTCTTGGACTATGTGATTCGAccggccccacccccagaggctcTGACTCTGGAAGTGCAGTATGAGCGCGACAGGCATCTCGTCATTGACTTCCTGCCATCAGTGACCCTTGGTGACACTGTCTTGGTGGCCAAACCACACCGGCTAGCCCAGTATGACAACCTGTGGCGGCTGAGCCTGCGTCCTGCCGAGACGGCGCGCTTGCGGGCTCTGGACCAGGCCGACTCAGGCTGCCGCACTCTGTGCCTCAAGATCCTCAAGGCCGTGTGCAAGTCCACTCCGGCCCTGGGCCACCTCAGCGCCAGCCAGCTCACCAACGCCATCCTCCACTTGGCCCAGGAGGAGGCTGACTGGTCTCCAGATGTGCTGGCGGACCGATTCCTGCAGGCCTTGAGGGGACTCATCAGCTACCTAGAGGCCGGAGTCCTGCCCAGCGCCCTAAATCCCAAGGTGAACTTATTTGCAGAGCTCACCCCTGAGGAAATAGACGAATTGGGATACACTCTCTATTGCTCACTGTCTGAGCCGGAGGTGCTGCTGCAGACATAG